One Desulfomonile tiedjei genomic window carries:
- a CDS encoding transposase produces ESEEEFKKELEQYIYYYNNLRPHQALGGKTPLEFLESCPRIT; encoded by the coding sequence GAAAGCGAAGAAGAGTTCAAAAAGGAACTCGAACAGTACATCTACTACTACAACAACCTAAGACCGCATCAAGCCCTAGGGGGGAAAACTCCCCTAGAATTCCTCGAGTCTTGTCCACGAATTACTTGA